A region of the Corynebacterium renale genome:
GGCCAGTCCTTGGTCACCTCGAGGACCTCGTTGGTGAAGCGGTCCGGCCCACAGGTCAGCAGCTGGACGCCGTCTTCGTAGCGGTCCGCGAACTGGCTCAAGTCCATGCGCGAACCCTCCTCGGAAATGTGCAGCGTGGCGTTTCCACCGTGGTCGCGGACAATGTCCTCCAGGTAACTCATCTTGCCCTTCGCGCTACCCGAGTAGTGCAGCTCGTAGTCAATGCCCGCAGCCTTGGCCTCGTCCGCCATTGCCAGCATCGGGGTAATACCGATACCCGCGCCGACCAGGATCAGCTTCGTGGCTTCCTTGTTGAAGCGGAAGTTGTTGCGTGGGCCGCGAACCTCCACGATTGCGCCCTCGTGCAGGTTTTCGTGAATCCACTTGGAACCACCGCGGGACTGCTCCTCCAGCTGGACTGCAATCTCCCACTCCTCGTGGTTCATGCGGACCAGGGAGTACTGGCGGTTCAGGCCACCCGCGTTGATCTCGATGTGTGCGCCGGAGAACGCCAATGGCAATGGTTGCCCGTCTTCGGACTCCAGGGTGATCCGGCGGATGGAATCGGTGACGTTTTCCACTTCTTTAACGCGCATGGTGCGGGTCTTCAAGGCACGGCTTGGGCCGTTGTAAACGATCTCCGGGTTTTCATCAGAGATCGGGCCGAAGTTCTCCGGGTTCTTGGACACGTCCCAGCGGGCCATGATCGACTGGGGCCCGCGGAACGATACCGACGGCAAGCGCCCATAGTCCTGGTTCGGTACCAACTCGATGTGCGGCAGGCGCTTGAGCATCTGCTGCAGCAGCATCTGCATCTGCAGGCGGGCCAGGTTACGTCCCATGCACTGGTGGATGCCGTAGCCGAACAGCAGGTGCTTGGTCACGTTGTCGCGGTACAGGTCGAACGTGTGCGGGTCCGGGAACATCTCTGGGTCGCGGTTGGCCACCGAGGTGACCAACAGGATGCGCTGGCCTGCCGGAATCTTGACACCGCGGATTTCCACGGGTTCCAGGGTGCGGCGTCGCCAAGCATGGGAACCACCGTTGAGGCGGAAGGATTCCTCAATCGCGTTCGGGATGAGTTCTGGCTTGTCCTTGAGCAGGTTCCAGATGTCCGGGCGCTCGGTGAGCAGGTAGATGAACAGGTTAGACACCGAGTTCGCGGTGGTGTCGTGCGCCGCGGTCACCGCCGACATCGTCTTCGAGCGCAGGTAGTACATCGGGACAGATTCCGGGTCCTCGCGGTGCGCGCGGATGGAGTGCGGAACCCAGCCGGTACCCGGAGTTTCTTCCTCAGCGCGCAGCAGCTTATTGAGCACACGCTGGGAATGCTGCCAGAACTTACCGTTGGTCTCAGCGACGTGGTTCATGGTCTCCGGGGTGGGCTTACCCCACGTCGCAGTAGCGTGGCCCATGGAGTACTCGTGGATCTTGTGCATGTCCTCGGCCGGGATACCCATGAACTTCAGGGCAACGGTCAGCGGGGAGATGTGCAGCAGCTCCTTGTAGATGTCCACTTCACCCTTGTCGATGAACTTGTCGATGTAACTATCGACGGTCGCACGCACCGTATCCTCAAGCTTGCGCAGTTCCTCAACCATAAACGGCGCCTCAAGCGCACGGCGGCGGGGATTGT
Encoded here:
- a CDS encoding cytochrome P450/oxidoreductase, whose product is MTETLSRLIDQVNDSDRAFDPNTAETKCPYLNGELDDLSVDEALEIFGHPGEGADKDFDALGQEFVDDPWKHTEWAFKNQPVFYSHKLDYWVVTRYEDCLKIFKETDKYTAFTALEKVVPLTDEAKGILNAYGYDFRDTIVNTDEPIHNPRRRALEAPFMVEELRKLEDTVRATVDSYIDKFIDKGEVDIYKELLHISPLTVALKFMGIPAEDMHKIHEYSMGHATATWGKPTPETMNHVAETNGKFWQHSQRVLNKLLRAEEETPGTGWVPHSIRAHREDPESVPMYYLRSKTMSAVTAAHDTTANSVSNLFIYLLTERPDIWNLLKDKPELIPNAIEESFRLNGGSHAWRRRTLEPVEIRGVKIPAGQRILLVTSVANRDPEMFPDPHTFDLYRDNVTKHLLFGYGIHQCMGRNLARLQMQMLLQQMLKRLPHIELVPNQDYGRLPSVSFRGPQSIMARWDVSKNPENFGPISDENPEIVYNGPSRALKTRTMRVKEVENVTDSIRRITLESEDGQPLPLAFSGAHIEINAGGLNRQYSLVRMNHEEWEIAVQLEEQSRGGSKWIHENLHEGAIVEVRGPRNNFRFNKEATKLILVGAGIGITPMLAMADEAKAAGIDYELHYSGSAKGKMSYLEDIVRDHGGNATLHISEEGSRMDLSQFADRYEDGVQLLTCGPDRFTNEVLEVTKDWPEGSVRRESFTAVNLLDPTKNEPFTVQLNSTGVEYNVPANMTLLETLEDAGIELYAECREGICGTCEVGIVAGEADHQDAVLTPKEKAANNSIMTCVSRGKCGQKLVLDI